A window of Daphnia pulicaria isolate SC F1-1A chromosome 4, SC_F0-13Bv2, whole genome shotgun sequence genomic DNA:
TGTAAAGTCTTCCAAAGAGTGTAAAGTTACTTCATCTTTGACTTTTCAGAGTGGAGAGAATGTGCAATAAGGAAGTGACTTATAATGGCGTTCATATCAAGAAGGGCATGATAGTAACTGTTCCAGCCTTCGCCCTTCACTAGGACGAGGAGTACTACCCGGATCCCAACAGATTCAATCCCGACAGGTGAAATGATGTCATTAATGCGTCCTCAgtgaaaataaattgattttaatctTTACTTGatgggaaaaataaatcagatGGGACtctgaaagtgaaatcaaGCCAAACCCCAACGTGTTCATGCCATTTGGAGTGAGCCCCCGCAACTGCGTCGGCATGCGATTCGCCAtagaggaaatgaaaattgccTTGTGCACCCTCGTCAAAAACTTCCGCTTCTTCCCAGTAGCGGAGACACCCGTAAGTTATTATATCAACAGCAATGACGCAATAACGCGAATttaaacaaacttttcttttctcaaaacAGGAGGAGATGCAATTCGAAGATGGATTTATAGGAGTCATTCAACCCATTCACGCAACAGTTGGCATCGAATCACGTTGTTAACGACAACCTACGGACAGTTTGCTTGTTTGAGAAGATGTATCAAGTATTAAAGCAGCTATATCTATGCATTAATACACGAGTGTTTTACTTTGATGAGATTCCGGATTGTATTTGAATTTCCCTCCAAGGAATCAAGGACTAAAACATACTGTATAACATAATCCAGTGGAAATGGAAACTAGATCCCCTACCCAAAACCAATGCCAACCTCATGCGCCGATCTCAAAAGTACTGGGCACCTCTGGAGTGGCGTCTATTCTGTCATTGGCGCCTCGACGGTGGAAACTGTTTACTGCGATTTCACCAAGCCCAACACCGACCCCGGTAAAATCATGGCAGACTCAGTTCCAACTTCTGGTACGATTTAATTCGTTGGTTAATTAGGTTTCCAGACTTTTGTCGGTTACGCCGGCGTCCAATCCAAACCGACATACTTCTACGGTCAACTGAACTACAACTGGTACTCTGTCGGAATTCCAATTGCATACGACAGCTTCGTACTAAACGAAGGAGGAGCTTACGACCgaacgacaaaaaaattcacagCACCCGTGGCTGGAAgatatttcttctcttttactgGAAGAGCCCAATCGTATAACCCTCCAGGCGATTTCACATTAGACGTGGAGATGGTAAAGAACGGCCAGTACGTCGCCAGAGCAGCGGCCGATGACGGAGCCAATTCCGAAACACTCTCGATGCAATCGATATTAAATCTGAAAGCTGGCGATCAAGTTTGGACTCAGGTTACGTACATCACTTCAGGTATCAGTCTACTCGGTCCCTCTTACACACATTTCACTGGATTCCTTCTCGAAGAAGATGTTTCCCTATTGCTCAAAGCCCTCATTTAGATAACGATCGACAAATGAAATACAACGAGACTTTGCAGCCCTTgatatttaatttattgacCGCCGACCAAGTTCATTTATTTAGTCTATAAATACAAACGATGAAGGGATCTCCGACTTGGTCCCTAATCCACCCCGTCTTTTATATCAGCCAGCCCCTCGCAAAATGTTGTTGATTTATGAGATAAGAGTTGTTGTTCTATAGGATTATGTATAATACGTATAGGAACGACAGTTGATGCGTGACGATTCAGCGGTTGGACAAAAGAAACAATGTGGTATATAACTCTGTACAAACACGTCAGAGTGCTAGCCAAACACTTTTCCCATTTCTCCACTGTACAGGTCGTGCCGTCTCCCAAGatacaaagaaaatgagatCCCGTCATCTCATCTCGTTACAGCACGTCAAGACAAAGATAACAAGGGcaaatgatacaaaatgcaaTTCAATGCGTCCAATTGTGAATGTTGGTGGGTTTATAAGTTTCAATTCTGCCCAGTCCACATCATCACCAGGCAGTAGGTAGACTTTAGTGCTCCCAAAAATCCTATGTAATCGTTATATGTACTTAGAAGTTTGACTGTTGCATTTGTCAGTCAACCCCAACGtatcattttgaaaatatgaTGTGAGCCTTTACAATGTACTATGCCCGTGGCTGCTTCATGCCATTTTCACAAGTTTGTAGTTTCCATATCAACTGGCTTTTCTCGAGAAGATGATTCCCTTGGCGCAGAGCCTTTAGCAACAGGTTGACTCGCAATAATTGGCCTAAACTACTCCCAACTTGATATATGGAAAACTTAAGTTGAATTCGTCCCCGAAAACCTTTggcatttaaaaagaaaaaaggaatttgtttttcgacGCTTGAGCACACGTGAACATTTGCGAAGGATTGTTTGATAGTGCTACGCGTCAAGGGCGAAATAATTAGAAGGCAAAAGGCAGCTTAAAAATGTACAAAGCGTAAACTACGTGCTTCAATCCAGCCTTTGCACTTATCCACGGCCGACCCGTTGGAGATGCCCGGGACTTTCTGCTGTACGCTGGACAAGAAAAGTGAATTATCTACTACAGGCGGAAGGAACAAATTGAGTCTCCTCTGCCGCTGGGTTCCGCGTGAGGGGTGACGAAACGAACTGACTAATcaacaaaaagaacaagacGTCGGCATTAACGGCCAGTCCCAGCGGAAACTCAATTGAAACCTGAGTCAGCTGCCGGCTGATCAGAGCGGGGTGAAAAATTAATTGGCGAGTCACGTGATTTCAAAGTCCGTCTCATCACCAGCTCACAGCAGCTACGgtaaaaatgttaacaaaTGAAACGCATCGATCCGGAAGGTCTTTCCCACTTTCGAGCCAAAAATGTAACCAGAAAATTGACATCGATATAAAGTCTTCAAACTCTCGGAGAAAATTGCGATCTATTAATTATAGgacaatattttgttttcatctcTTAGACGCTGACATCCAATCCTTCGAATAAAACAAactggcaaaaagaaaaatattcctGGAGGGGCTTCGCAAATTTTGTTACCCAGCGACAAGAAGATGTTTATGTTGCGATTTTGGCGCCAAGTTAATTATATGACTTCCAAGAAGCGAATCCCACGAATAAAACCAAACAGCCAGAgcacataaacaaaaagttgattaaggcggtggtggcggcggcctAGTTTGGCACACTGTAACTTTTCCCTCCATgttgaaaaagccaagttgTTGCGTAGTACATCAGAAACACTTGGGGTGGGGAGAGGCAATGATAAGACGTGTGTATATAGCAATCAGATAGTTTGTCGTGTCGGATCGATACACGGTCGCTAGCTATATATACGGCTTCCCGAATGAAGGACTTTCTGGCGCCATCGTTGCGGGAGCTTTTGAACTTGACGAAGTGAACAAATTAACCGACGTTGAATCGAATTTGGGAACGAATAACCGCAACTATCTGCATGCGCCTGCATTGACAATCTGCAGATTGTCGAGCCACATCCCGCCACTATACAATCAGGCCTAGATATATACTGAAGGGGGGGAAAGCGATGTGGTGTAGGGTGTAGTGGCTAGAGCGTCaatgctttaaaaaaaggccctgctgaacccgtcataaaacTGTTGGCCTGCGCCTTGAGGCTGCGGCATAACactaaaaaatgttattagacaggatccttgattgctttcaaggatatgacgttaaattcGCGTCATTAGAACTTTACTTGGATAGTGCGCgttacaaataaatcaaatcaaatcaaaataaaatcaaagcaAAAGCAATTAAATCTCTTGTTGCTAAGTAACTACATTTTCCAACTCGGCGTACCGTTTAGCCTCTTCCAACGGAAGTTTTCCCCTGTTGCCGGTagaatttttcccctttttattttttggttttcctacAAAGGAAGCATAACAATGCTGGAAAATTGTCGGAACAACCAGCGCTTTCCCGCTAAGGGATTTCCCTAACTGGTTTTTCCATCCAAATGAGTGCGCTTGCGCTATTATTGTTTGATCAACATACCGtttattggaatttttcaaatttcccgctgaaaaaaaaaataagattacaAGATTCATTTGCCTACATTTCATCGCCGGATCGTTGAGGAGCGTTTTCAAATGGACCAGAATAATTCTCATATTAACTGAAACGGTTGTGCTGGCTGtcgcaaaagttttttttactgctaGGGAACAAAAAGGCGGAAGAGCTGATTCGATTTCTTTACACGTTGTTATTTGCAAGTGCATCATCGTTGACGATATTGGATATTGAGAAATTCCAGCCCGGGTGTTTTTGAACCTCGTTTTACTTGATGTGTGCTCGGGATCGCATATACAAATTATGTTTGCATTGCGTCGCACAAATATGTTTGGCATAGTTGGGTTTCTATGCACAGGGTACAGGACGGTTCAATTTTGACAAAGTACGAAGTTCAATACGGGTCAGTGACGATTCCTTGTATGACTGTTCCTGTACATCTGACGTTTAGctttttttgaaacatttcaccGCATTTCACACATCGCTGGTGAAATGGCAGGAAGTCTACGTAGGCAAAGTACGGCGAAGGCTTTTTAAGTGACTCGGATAATCTGCTGGAGGAACGATATAGAGCATAAAATCACCtagtgttttttaaaaatcctgtCCGGCAGTTGTTAAGAGAAAAACTATTCTCCATCCATTACGgatgcaaatgaaaaaaaaaaagcaacaatAATATTCGACATTGGacccaaaataaaattgcaCCCTAGTGTTACGGTTCATTTGGAAATATGCGACTAGTGTACTTATTGACTTTTAGTCAGCACGCGAAATCGAATAAGAAATTGGATTGTCAAACATTGTCGCCATGGGAACCATTAAAGATTAGCACACCTTTGAGTGGTGGCATTTATAGCACCACTGGTCAATTCTTCCCTGCTAACCTCACAAAAAGGTCTGAAGAAACAACTGCGTCAGACGGTGCGCAAAAAATGGCggcaaacaaatttcaaatatccAATTACCTCGCCAGTCAAATTTGGCATTAGAGCAACGGACAAAGGTCTGAAGGAAATGAgtggacacaaaaaaaatcacacgGGGTTATTAGAGTTAGACAAATTCGACACTCATATCCGCAAACAAAAGTGTTTGTCCTTCGAATATTGGATTTGCGGAAGACGCAAGACTCGAATCAAATTACATTTGAGGAACTGTTTAGACCAGCGTAATGGGGGTAAACAGTGTATTACCTTAAGTCGAGTCGGGAGCAGTGTAACGTATCTTTCGTTTTTTCGTTATCTGATAAGATAGCACCTGTTTTGAACCGCTCAGATAAGATaaagattcaaaaaaaaaaaagataaagataagATAAATTTCAGATAAGATAAAGATAAGTTAAAGATAAGTTTGCACTTTATctttatctgtttttttttaaagataagataaagataagataagataatgcttttaatttatttttgcaaatgaatcaataaatgtttcaatcaatgcatgcatttcttttaatgaacattagcatttggaaaagatcagCTTTAGTTCTACTGCGTTTAGCCTGAAGAATGTCTTTGGCTGTACTAAAAACACGCTCGACACTTCCGTTGGCTTCAGCGGGCGCAGTCTCTTCTCGTCTCTTCTGCAGACTACTTTTTTACAATATGAAATTTTCATATTCGACTTGGCCCTGATTTTAACCTTGGTCGTTACTCGTTAGTCATGTCTCTGGTAGTCTAATGGTTAGAATCCTGGGCTGAAATGTCGAAGGACCGAGGTTCAAATATCGGTCACACCGAAAAATTGTCAGAATGTCAGTAACAAGttatcttttatcttttatcttATCTTTGCGAAAAAAGGTCCGAAGATAAGATAAAGATAAGATAAATTGCGTTTTTTAAAGTACCAGATAAAGAAAGGTCAAAAGATACGAATTTATCTTACCTTTTcgtatcttatcttatcttttcaaaaagatacGAAACACTGGTCGGGAGGGGACGAGAGCACAACGTGATGAATAGTCTAGCTAGCCAAGACTGACTCCCTTGCTCCTCTCAGCGTCGTCTGCTAGACTCGTCGTCTGCGGAGTCAATACATGCCCTTTCTTTCcgtgtttgtttatttgttatttgttatttcagGGCTTCAATTGGCGAGGGAAACGGATGAGAATGGTTTGAGGGACACATAGCGTTTGGATACATACATGGCCTGGTAGCCATACTAGGTTTGAGGCGGGGGGcaggaataataaaaagagccGAAATGAGAATGCTTGTTTGTTGAGACGAAGGGGGACAAAATAGCGGGAgggggttaaaaaaaaaagaaaaacccgtgTTGCGGCTCGCATGTTCCGGCACTAGGCCGGGTAGCGAAGCGGGGCGCTGTGTGTTCTGGCTGAACGTCGAGTTGCCGGGCCGTAGTTCCTGGGCCGACGTTGTCGTCTCTGGCGCGGCTCGATGTCTGGATCCAGGGCTGGAGCTGGGGCGATTTGGGCTGGGTCGTTCGTCGGTACCGCGGGTCCCGGCATGACCACCACGCGTTGGCGGAGTAGGCGGCGGTTTCGGCGGTATAGGCGTCCTGATGCCGTTTTGACGATGTAGTCGCGGTTGAGGCCTACCTCTACGACGACGGCGGGGGTGTCCCATCGCTTTGTCGCGTGATGCTGCACGAGCACATGAGCGCCAAGCGGGAATGTGGCTAAATGATGAGCGGTGGCATTATAACGGGATGTTGTTAGCGCCAATGCGCGATGCATGTGCTGTTTCAGAACGTCGGCTACTCTCTGCCACTGCCACGGGGACGAAAGATCGTCGGTGGGCGGGCAAGCTGTCACGGATGGGCCGGTTGAACACTAGCTGGGCCGGGGAAGCCCCACCATAACACGGGGCGTTTCTAAACAGCAAAATGGCCTTTGCCAGCTTGTCCGGATCCGGTTGGCCCCCGGTTCTGGAGCCGATGACGAGCTTTTTCATAGATTTTATGGCCGCTTCCGCCCTGCCGTTGGATTGGTGATAGTGGGGGGAGGAAGATCCGAATGATACGCCCCAGTCTCGCAGGAAAGATTGGAGTTCGGCTGCTCCGAATGGGCTGTTGTCAGCATAAATCTTAACTGGGGCTCCCCCGGTGTCCATAAAGAATGCACGGAACGCGTTGATGAGACGCCGGGCGGTTGTGTTTTTGTCTGCGAACATGGTGACGGCCGGCCAATCACTGAACTGGTCGACGATGACCAGGAAGTGCCGGCCTTCAACCTCGCCGAGATCCgcgtgaagaaattcaaacggCCGAGTCGCTGGTTCGTGGTGTTGCAGAGGTTCCGC
This region includes:
- the LOC124337693 gene encoding complement C1q tumor necrosis factor-related protein 2-like, producing MPTSCADLKSTGHLWSGVYSVIGASTVETVYCDFTKPNTDPGFQTFVGYAGVQSKPTYFYGQLNYNWYSVGIPIAYDSFVLNEGGAYDRTTKKFTAPVAGRYFFSFTGRAQSYNPPGDFTLDVEMVKNGQYVARAAADDGANSETLSMQSILNLKAGDQVWTQVTYITSGISLLGPSYTHFTGFLLEEDVSLLLKALI